A stretch of the Dichotomicrobium thermohalophilum genome encodes the following:
- a CDS encoding sigma 54-interacting transcriptional regulator: MRGGTKMQWRTFIYRNAAMAELVVQAKKAARGSANILIEGAPGTGKAALARFIHGCAEGAGELTSVYCAAGEDPAQALAAHAETGGTLLLHDVAELSAPAQAELAMALRRKSRAWIIAASARSLSDAVEAGTFRADVYYRLAVVTLQVPPLAERPEDIPVLAAHFAKRFAQAHGISPRPLAADARDKLAGYAWPGNVRELENVMQRAVLFAEGEAIRAEDVNLLAAPAGEGDPLSAALVGRTVADVERELILQTLRHCGGNRTQAAEILGISVRTLRNKIRQYHEEGAEVPAFSRAA; this comes from the coding sequence ATGCGGGGCGGTACCAAGATGCAGTGGCGCACGTTCATTTACCGAAATGCGGCGATGGCCGAGCTTGTCGTGCAGGCGAAAAAGGCGGCGCGCGGCTCGGCGAACATCCTCATCGAGGGCGCGCCGGGCACCGGCAAGGCCGCTCTCGCGCGCTTCATTCACGGCTGTGCCGAGGGGGCGGGAGAACTGACCTCGGTGTATTGCGCGGCCGGCGAGGATCCCGCGCAGGCGCTGGCGGCTCACGCGGAAACCGGGGGAACGCTCCTCCTTCACGATGTCGCAGAGCTAAGCGCTCCGGCTCAGGCAGAGCTGGCGATGGCGCTGCGCCGCAAGAGCCGCGCATGGATCATCGCCGCAAGCGCGCGCAGCCTGTCCGACGCCGTGGAGGCAGGGACTTTCCGCGCCGATGTTTACTATCGCCTGGCCGTCGTCACGCTTCAGGTGCCGCCGCTCGCAGAGCGGCCAGAGGACATCCCCGTGCTCGCCGCGCATTTCGCGAAGCGGTTCGCGCAGGCACACGGCATATCGCCACGCCCACTCGCAGCCGACGCCCGCGACAAGTTGGCGGGCTACGCGTGGCCGGGCAATGTACGCGAGCTTGAAAACGTGATGCAGCGGGCCGTGCTGTTCGCGGAGGGTGAGGCAATCCGAGCGGAGGATGTGAACCTGCTTGCGGCACCGGCCGGCGAGGGTGATCCGCTGTCCGCGGCACTGGTTGGCCGCACGGTCGCCGATGTCGAGCGCGAGTTGATCTTGCAGACATTGCGCCATTGCGGCGGCAACCGGACGCAAGCGGCGGAAATCCTCGGAATATCGGTACGCACGCTGCGCAACAAGATCCGGCAGTACCACGAGGAAGGCGCGGAAGTCCCCGCCTTCTCGCGCGCGGCCTAA
- the trxA gene encoding thioredoxin, with the protein MSFIISGADNQNNAGGDLIKETTTQTFVADVIEASKEVPVLVDFWAPWCGPCKQLTPRLEQAVTNAGGKVKLVKMNIDQYPEVAGQLGIQSIPAVFAFKDGRPVDGFMGAVGEGELRQFIDRITAGEGGGVEQQLEAAETALAQDNVNEAANLFAEVLQSDKENVNALAGLAKCYIKSGDLDRAEQMLGMVPAGQQMDSAVTSAKAMLDLARKSEEAADTSELEQKVADDPADLQARFDLALALQAKGKREAAMEQLLEIVKRDREWNEGAARQQLVEFFDAWGANDPLTVKGRQRLSGILFS; encoded by the coding sequence ATGTCATTCATCATCTCTGGCGCGGACAATCAGAACAACGCTGGCGGCGATCTGATCAAGGAGACAACCACCCAGACTTTCGTCGCGGACGTGATCGAGGCATCCAAGGAGGTGCCCGTCCTGGTCGACTTCTGGGCGCCCTGGTGCGGCCCTTGCAAGCAGCTTACGCCCCGGCTGGAACAGGCGGTGACAAACGCCGGCGGTAAGGTCAAGCTGGTCAAAATGAACATCGACCAGTATCCGGAGGTAGCCGGCCAGCTCGGCATCCAGTCGATTCCGGCGGTGTTCGCCTTCAAGGACGGTCGGCCCGTGGATGGCTTCATGGGCGCGGTCGGCGAAGGCGAGTTGCGACAGTTCATCGACAGGATCACGGCCGGTGAGGGAGGCGGCGTCGAGCAGCAGTTGGAGGCGGCGGAAACCGCGCTGGCTCAGGACAATGTGAACGAGGCGGCGAACCTGTTCGCCGAAGTGCTGCAGAGCGACAAGGAGAATGTGAACGCGCTGGCCGGGCTGGCAAAGTGCTACATCAAGAGCGGCGATCTCGACCGCGCCGAGCAGATGCTCGGGATGGTCCCGGCCGGCCAGCAGATGGACAGTGCCGTGACCAGCGCCAAGGCGATGCTCGATCTGGCACGCAAGAGCGAAGAGGCCGCCGACACCTCAGAACTTGAGCAGAAGGTGGCGGACGATCCGGCGGACCTGCAGGCGCGCTTCGATCTGGCGCTGGCGCTGCAAGCCAAGGGCAAGCGCGAGGCGGCGATGGAGCAGCTTCTCGAGATCGTGAAGCGTGACCGCGAATGGAACGAAGGCGCTGCGCGTCAGCAGCTCGTGGAGTTCTTTGATGCCTGGGGCGCGAATGATCCGCTGACCGTGAAGGGCCGCCAGCGACTCTCGGGCATTCTTTTCTCATGA
- a CDS encoding homocysteine S-methyltransferase family protein, translating to MNREDRIAALKRATEERIVILDGAMGTMIQYHKPQEEDFRGDRFRDHHRDLKGDSDILAITRPDLIRQIHADYFEAGADIATTNTFNANAISQEDYDLQDYAREMNVAAAQVAREAADDWTARTPDRPRFVAGSLGPTNRTASISPDVNNPGYRNVTFDELVEAYADQARGLIEGGVDIMMIETVFDTLNAKAAGFAILQVYDEVGFSLPLMVSDTITDLSGRNLSGQTVEAFWYSMRHLKPFAIGLNCSFGADQLRPVVAELSAVADTLLSVHPNAGLPNEMGEYDESPEEMAGKLEEWAKEGFLNIVGGCCGTTPEHLRAIAEAVAPYPPREVPRAKPELRLSGLEPFVHA from the coding sequence ATGAACCGCGAAGACCGTATCGCTGCGCTGAAGCGCGCGACCGAAGAACGAATCGTCATTCTCGACGGGGCGATGGGCACGATGATCCAGTACCACAAGCCGCAGGAAGAGGACTTCCGCGGCGACCGGTTCAGGGATCATCACCGCGATCTGAAGGGCGACAGCGACATTCTGGCGATCACCCGGCCCGATCTGATCCGCCAGATCCACGCGGACTACTTCGAGGCAGGCGCGGACATCGCGACGACCAACACCTTCAACGCCAACGCGATCTCTCAGGAGGATTACGACCTGCAGGATTATGCGCGGGAGATGAACGTCGCCGCGGCGCAGGTCGCCCGTGAGGCCGCCGACGACTGGACCGCCCGGACGCCGGACCGGCCGCGCTTCGTCGCCGGGTCGCTCGGGCCGACCAACCGCACCGCATCGATCTCGCCGGACGTCAATAACCCCGGCTACCGGAACGTGACCTTCGATGAGCTTGTCGAAGCCTACGCTGACCAGGCCCGCGGGCTGATCGAGGGCGGTGTCGACATCATGATGATCGAGACGGTGTTCGACACGCTCAACGCGAAGGCGGCAGGCTTTGCCATTCTTCAGGTCTATGACGAGGTGGGCTTCTCACTGCCGCTGATGGTGTCGGACACGATCACGGACCTGTCCGGGCGCAACCTCTCCGGCCAGACAGTCGAGGCGTTCTGGTATTCCATGCGTCACCTGAAGCCGTTCGCAATTGGGCTGAACTGCTCATTCGGTGCGGATCAGTTGCGCCCGGTGGTTGCCGAGTTGTCGGCCGTCGCGGATACACTGTTGAGCGTGCACCCGAACGCGGGCCTGCCGAACGAGATGGGCGAATACGACGAAAGCCCGGAGGAGATGGCCGGCAAGCTGGAAGAGTGGGCGAAAGAAGGCTTCCTGAACATTGTCGGCGGCTGCTGCGGGACGACCCCGGAGCATCTTCGCGCCATCGCCGAGGCGGTTGCGCCGTATCCGCCGCGCGAGGTCCCCAGGGCCAAGCCGGAGCTGCGCCTGTCCGGTCTGGAGCCGTTCGTGCACGCCTGA
- a CDS encoding P-II family nitrogen regulator, producing the protein MKLVTAVIKPFKLDEVRQALTSLGVEGLTATEVKGYGRQMGHTEIYRGAEYEVTFLPKIKIEVAVDDDTADKVVDAIQSASKTGQIGDGKIFVMPIDQSVRIRTGETGSEAL; encoded by the coding sequence ATGAAACTGGTGACGGCTGTCATCAAGCCTTTCAAGCTCGACGAGGTGCGTCAGGCGCTCACCTCGCTGGGCGTGGAAGGTTTGACCGCCACGGAAGTCAAGGGATACGGGCGCCAGATGGGGCACACCGAAATCTACCGTGGCGCCGAATACGAGGTGACCTTCCTCCCGAAAATCAAGATCGAGGTCGCGGTCGACGACGATACAGCGGACAAGGTCGTCGACGCGATCCAGTCAGCGTCCAAGACCGGCCAGATCGGCGACGGCAAGATTTTCGTCATGCCGATCGACCAGTCCGTCCGCATTCGGACGGGCGAAACCGGCTCGGAAGCCCTTTAA
- a CDS encoding LON peptidase substrate-binding domain-containing protein: MTDQYRRPADLPQQLPVFPLQGCIMLPRSTLPLNVFEPRYLQMVADILAGPRILGIVQPERTDAGQSPPGKNAPLRRVGCAGRLTAYTETDEGTIILSLSGIARFQIVREVETGKPYRICEVNYAPFVTDFARGHGQEQVNLTRFMRVLRSYLDTHNLRADWEALNRSPVELLINTLAMISPYGPEEKQALLEAPDLRTRSEVLMALAEMDMASPEGGSGTTLQ, encoded by the coding sequence GTGACAGACCAATACCGCCGGCCGGCAGACCTGCCCCAGCAGCTGCCCGTCTTTCCGCTGCAGGGCTGCATCATGCTGCCGCGCTCGACGCTGCCGCTGAACGTGTTCGAGCCGCGCTATCTGCAGATGGTCGCCGACATCCTTGCCGGCCCGCGCATACTCGGGATCGTGCAGCCGGAGCGGACGGATGCCGGGCAATCGCCGCCGGGCAAGAACGCTCCACTGCGCCGCGTGGGCTGCGCCGGGCGGCTTACGGCCTACACCGAGACAGACGAGGGCACGATCATCCTCTCACTGAGCGGGATCGCACGCTTCCAGATCGTCCGCGAAGTGGAGACCGGCAAGCCGTATCGCATATGCGAGGTGAACTACGCGCCCTTCGTCACCGACTTCGCCCGTGGCCACGGGCAGGAACAGGTCAACTTGACGCGCTTCATGCGCGTGCTGCGCTCCTATCTCGACACGCATAACCTCAGGGCAGACTGGGAGGCGCTCAACCGGTCGCCGGTCGAGTTGCTCATCAACACATTGGCAATGATCAGTCCCTATGGCCCGGAGGAGAAACAGGCGCTCCTGGAAGCGCCGGATCTGCGCACTCGGTCCGAGGTCCTGATGGCGCTGGCGGAGATGGATATGGCCTCGCCGGAAGGCGGCTCCGGCACAACGCTGCAATAA
- a CDS encoding prolyl-tRNA synthetase associated domain-containing protein yields the protein MSATPDDLFAKLAELGIETKTHQHPPLHTVEESRALRGEIPGAHTKNLFLKDKKGVLWLITALEDTPIDLKTLHRQLGSGRLSFGKPDLMREILGVEPGSVTPFTLINDSARVVNFVLDEALLAHETLNFHPLVNTATTSIARDDFLKFVTACGHEPLRLRLDDATASGLETGASG from the coding sequence ATGAGCGCGACACCCGATGATCTTTTTGCCAAGCTCGCGGAGCTGGGTATTGAAACGAAAACGCATCAGCATCCGCCGCTGCACACGGTCGAGGAATCGCGGGCCCTGCGCGGCGAAATCCCCGGCGCGCACACCAAGAACCTGTTTCTGAAGGACAAGAAGGGCGTGCTGTGGCTTATCACGGCGCTGGAGGATACGCCCATCGATCTCAAGACGCTGCACCGCCAGCTCGGCTCAGGCCGCCTCAGCTTTGGCAAGCCGGATTTGATGCGCGAGATACTTGGCGTCGAACCCGGGTCCGTCACGCCCTTCACGCTCATCAACGATTCGGCGCGCGTGGTGAACTTCGTGCTCGACGAAGCGCTCCTGGCGCACGAGACGCTGAATTTTCATCCGCTGGTCAACACCGCGACGACCAGCATCGCGCGGGACGACTTTCTGAAATTCGTTACCGCCTGCGGGCATGAACCTTTGCGCCTTCGCCTGGACGATGCGACCGCGAGCGGGCTTGAAACGGGGGCATCCGGCTGA
- a CDS encoding ArsR/SmtB family transcription factor — MNSTLSTHDLVAILKAAGETTRLRILALLSGGEFNVKDLTRILGQSQPRVSRHLKLLAAAGLVERYQEGSWVFFRVRDDHAGQVIRGIIADALDVDDELLARDRQRAEAIRAERDAAAQAYFRDNAAEWDRIRALHVPEAVVTGAMREIMGPERLDLLVDLGTGTGHVLEVFAPQAKSAVGIDMNRQMLAYARTRMDRLGLSHVQLRQGDLFNVPLPEASADAVVLHQVLHFLDDPAPAIDEAARLLRPGGRLLIVDFASHDLEELRETFAHRRLGFSSEQMAKWLEDAGLVLADDRQLAADQAASGECLTVCLWGGVKFAAPAQAETAAPVTSQTSEEMTVELRE; from the coding sequence ATGAACAGCACGCTTTCGACACATGATCTCGTCGCCATCCTCAAGGCCGCTGGCGAAACGACCCGATTGAGAATCCTCGCGCTGCTTTCGGGGGGCGAGTTCAACGTCAAGGATCTAACGCGCATCCTCGGGCAGAGCCAGCCGCGCGTGAGCCGGCATCTGAAGCTGTTGGCGGCGGCCGGGCTCGTAGAGCGTTACCAGGAAGGCAGCTGGGTGTTCTTCCGCGTGCGCGATGATCACGCCGGACAGGTGATCCGCGGGATCATCGCCGATGCGCTCGACGTTGACGACGAACTGCTGGCCCGCGACCGTCAACGCGCCGAGGCGATCCGCGCGGAGCGTGACGCCGCAGCGCAAGCGTATTTCCGCGACAACGCCGCGGAATGGGACCGTATTCGGGCGCTGCACGTGCCCGAGGCGGTCGTCACGGGTGCCATGCGCGAGATCATGGGGCCGGAGCGGCTCGACCTGCTGGTTGATCTGGGCACGGGCACCGGCCATGTGCTGGAAGTGTTTGCGCCGCAGGCGAAAAGCGCCGTTGGCATCGACATGAATCGTCAGATGCTGGCCTATGCCCGCACGCGGATGGACCGGCTGGGCCTGTCGCATGTCCAGCTTCGCCAGGGCGATCTGTTCAACGTGCCGCTGCCCGAGGCGAGCGCAGACGCAGTGGTGCTGCACCAGGTGCTGCACTTTCTTGACGATCCGGCGCCGGCGATCGACGAGGCCGCGCGCCTGCTGCGGCCCGGCGGGCGGCTGCTGATCGTGGATTTTGCGTCGCACGATCTTGAAGAACTACGCGAGACCTTTGCCCATCGTCGGCTGGGTTTCAGCAGCGAGCAAATGGCGAAATGGCTGGAGGATGCCGGCCTCGTCCTTGCGGATGACCGCCAGCTGGCCGCGGATCAGGCCGCCAGCGGCGAATGCCTGACCGTTTGTCTATGGGGTGGCGTGAAATTCGCCGCTCCGGCGCAAGCCGAAACCGCTGCGCCTGTCACATCTCAAACCTCCGAGGAGATGACTGTTGAATTACGCGAATAA
- a CDS encoding Trm112 family protein has product MSEADRDQTSNQTAGEVDPKLLEILVCPLTKQPLEYDRQAQELISRSAKLAFPIRDGIPVLLVDEARQLED; this is encoded by the coding sequence ATGAGCGAAGCGGACAGGGATCAGACATCCAACCAGACGGCGGGAGAGGTCGATCCGAAGCTCCTGGAAATCCTCGTCTGCCCTTTGACCAAGCAGCCGCTTGAATACGACCGCCAGGCGCAGGAACTCATCAGTCGCTCGGCGAAGCTCGCTTTTCCGATCCGCGACGGTATTCCGGTGCTGCTCGTTGACGAGGCGCGCCAGCTCGAAGACTGA
- a CDS encoding ammonium transporter, with protein MKKLLTLGGASALGALLVASPALAQEAEAASTAVGADGQFILNTLLFLIGGFLVMWMAAGFAMLEAGLVRSKNVTMQCTKNIALYSVAGLMFWVVGYNLMYLNVDGGYLGSFSPKLIPEPSAETADAGYAAASDWFFQMVFCATAASIVSGTVAERIKIWPFIIFVVILTGFIYPIQGAWQWGGGWLAEIGFSDFAGSTLVHSVGGWAALMGAIIIGARKGKYGPNGQIHPMPGSNLPLATLGTFILWLGWFGFNGGSQLAMGTIADASAVSKIFVNTNLAAAAGAVAALILTQIMYGKVDLTMALNGALAGLVSITAEPLTPSPVMAILIGAIGGVIVVFFVPLLDKLKIDDVVGAIPVHLVAGIWGTMAVPITNGDATFYAQAVGVLSIGAFVVVVSSIVWLILKFSVGLRPSEEAEYNGLDATELGLEAYPEFGTGSQRM; from the coding sequence ATGAAGAAATTGCTCACGCTGGGCGGCGCATCGGCGCTTGGCGCATTGCTGGTTGCGAGCCCGGCCCTGGCACAGGAAGCCGAAGCGGCGTCGACCGCCGTTGGGGCTGACGGCCAGTTCATTCTCAACACGCTGCTGTTCCTGATCGGCGGCTTCCTCGTCATGTGGATGGCCGCGGGCTTCGCCATGCTCGAGGCCGGCCTGGTGCGCAGCAAGAATGTCACCATGCAGTGCACCAAGAACATCGCGCTGTATTCCGTCGCGGGCCTGATGTTCTGGGTCGTCGGCTACAACCTGATGTACCTCAATGTCGATGGCGGTTATCTCGGCTCCTTCTCGCCGAAACTGATCCCGGAGCCCTCCGCGGAGACAGCCGACGCCGGATATGCCGCCGCTTCGGACTGGTTCTTCCAGATGGTGTTCTGCGCGACCGCTGCCTCTATCGTTTCGGGCACGGTGGCCGAGCGCATCAAGATCTGGCCGTTCATCATCTTCGTCGTCATCCTGACTGGCTTCATCTATCCGATCCAGGGTGCCTGGCAGTGGGGCGGCGGCTGGCTGGCGGAAATCGGCTTCTCCGACTTCGCCGGCTCCACGCTGGTGCACTCGGTCGGCGGCTGGGCCGCGCTGATGGGCGCAATCATCATCGGCGCGCGTAAGGGCAAGTACGGCCCCAATGGCCAGATCCATCCGATGCCGGGTTCCAATCTGCCGCTGGCCACGCTGGGCACGTTCATCCTGTGGCTGGGCTGGTTCGGCTTCAACGGCGGCTCGCAGCTCGCCATGGGCACGATCGCCGATGCCTCTGCCGTGTCGAAGATCTTCGTGAACACGAACCTGGCCGCCGCGGCCGGTGCCGTTGCCGCGCTGATCCTCACGCAGATCATGTATGGCAAGGTCGACCTGACCATGGCGCTGAACGGCGCGCTGGCCGGCCTCGTGTCAATCACGGCGGAGCCGCTGACGCCGTCTCCGGTGATGGCGATCCTGATCGGGGCGATCGGCGGCGTGATCGTGGTGTTCTTCGTGCCGCTGCTCGACAAACTGAAGATTGACGACGTGGTTGGCGCGATCCCGGTCCACCTGGTCGCGGGCATCTGGGGCACGATGGCGGTCCCGATCACCAACGGTGACGCAACCTTCTACGCTCAGGCCGTTGGCGTTCTGTCCATCGGCGCGTTCGTCGTGGTCGTAAGTTCGATTGTCTGGCTGATCCTGAAGTTCTCGGTCGGCCTGCGCCCAAGCGAGGAAGCCGAATACAACGGGCTCGACGCGACCGAGCTGGGGCTCGAAGCCTACCCCGAGTTCGGCACGGGCAGCCAGCGGATGTAA
- a CDS encoding FAD-dependent monooxygenase has product MAHDYDIVIGGGGFIGLTLARALSVAAPGLFRVAVVDPAPPERLHAPNNDGRAMTISAASRRMLETLGVWADVAEDAQPVNRIEITDTPLDSPVRLPVLQFDTVDTADGPAAHVVENAVLMRALATAVEDSGATLIAPESIEGIETRGSGVAVRLGSGRESTARLVVAADGRRSRLRRMAGIKAITWDYPQVGIVTTVEHEHPHWGRAVQHFLPAGPFAMLPMTGRRCSLVWTEAPKDAERMLALDEGRLNAEITRRFGGELGEVRVISPLQTFPLSLSMARDFVKPGVALIGDAAHGLHWLAGQGLNHGLRDVAALTEVLVEARRIGEDIGQVNVLRRYERWRRFDSSMSAAGMDALNRLFANDNRTLRMVRTLGLGMVDRLAPLKRLFVAEAAGTTGELPRLMRGERI; this is encoded by the coding sequence ATGGCGCATGATTATGACATCGTCATAGGCGGCGGCGGGTTCATCGGCCTGACCTTGGCGCGCGCGCTCAGCGTGGCCGCGCCGGGGCTGTTCCGCGTCGCCGTGGTCGATCCCGCGCCGCCCGAGCGGCTGCACGCGCCCAATAACGATGGCCGGGCGATGACGATCTCCGCTGCCTCGCGCCGGATGCTCGAGACGCTGGGCGTCTGGGCGGACGTCGCCGAGGACGCGCAGCCAGTGAATCGCATCGAGATCACCGACACGCCGCTGGATTCACCCGTGCGCCTGCCGGTCCTGCAGTTCGACACGGTGGATACCGCCGACGGCCCGGCCGCCCATGTCGTCGAGAACGCGGTTCTGATGCGTGCGCTGGCCACGGCCGTCGAGGACAGCGGCGCAACGCTCATCGCGCCTGAGAGCATTGAGGGCATCGAGACGCGCGGATCGGGCGTCGCCGTGCGGCTGGGCAGCGGCCGGGAGAGCACGGCACGGCTCGTCGTCGCCGCGGATGGCCGGCGATCGCGGCTGCGCCGCATGGCGGGGATCAAGGCGATCACCTGGGATTATCCGCAAGTCGGCATCGTCACCACCGTGGAACATGAACATCCGCATTGGGGGCGCGCCGTGCAGCATTTCCTCCCGGCCGGCCCGTTTGCCATGCTGCCGATGACGGGGCGGCGCTGCTCGCTGGTCTGGACGGAAGCCCCGAAGGATGCCGAGAGGATGCTCGCGCTGGATGAGGGCCGTTTGAACGCCGAGATCACGCGTCGTTTTGGCGGTGAATTGGGCGAGGTGCGGGTCATCTCGCCGCTGCAGACCTTCCCGCTTTCGCTCAGCATGGCGCGGGATTTCGTGAAGCCCGGCGTGGCGCTAATCGGGGATGCGGCACATGGCCTGCACTGGCTTGCGGGCCAGGGGTTGAATCACGGCCTGCGCGACGTCGCGGCGCTGACGGAAGTGCTGGTTGAGGCCCGTCGGATCGGGGAGGATATCGGCCAAGTGAACGTGCTGCGCCGTTACGAGCGTTGGCGCCGTTTCGACTCGAGCATGTCAGCGGCCGGGATGGATGCGCTGAACAGGCTGTTTGCCAACGACAACCGGACCCTGCGGATGGTGCGTACGCTTGGGCTGGGCATGGTCGACCGGCTCGCCCCGCTCAAACGCCTGTTTGTGGCCGAGGCGGCCGGCACCACGGGCGAACTGCCCCGTCTGATGCGTGGCGAGCGCATCTGA
- the metF gene encoding methylenetetrahydrofolate reductase [NAD(P)H]: MNYANNRPDGAADGPDVKVSFEFFPPKNAQMERTLWETIRRLEVFAPRFVSVTYGAGGTTRNNTHTTVERVLRETALEPAAHLTCVCATREEIDEVVHAHKDIGVRHIVALRGDPPEGIGEVYEPHPGGYESSVDLVRGIKNIGPFEVSVAAYPEKHPESPSVQADLDMLASKVDAGADRAITQFFFDNADFFRYLDRVRARGIDIPITAGIMPIHNFKQVARFAGSCGARIPDWLAKRFDGLEDDPETARLVAAGVAVEQITELLEAGINEFHFYTLNRAGLTAAICHSIGLKPQTPERPAEPRTNAA; this comes from the coding sequence TTGAATTACGCGAATAACAGACCCGACGGCGCGGCCGATGGGCCGGACGTCAAGGTCTCCTTCGAATTCTTCCCGCCGAAGAACGCGCAAATGGAGCGTACGCTGTGGGAGACAATCCGGCGGCTTGAGGTGTTCGCGCCGCGTTTCGTGTCGGTCACATACGGTGCGGGTGGCACGACACGAAACAACACTCACACCACGGTCGAGCGGGTGTTGCGTGAAACGGCGCTGGAGCCCGCCGCGCACCTCACTTGCGTTTGCGCGACGAGGGAGGAGATCGACGAGGTGGTTCACGCCCACAAGGATATCGGCGTGCGCCACATCGTGGCGCTGCGCGGTGACCCGCCTGAAGGCATTGGCGAGGTCTACGAACCGCATCCGGGCGGATACGAGAGCTCCGTCGATCTGGTCCGGGGCATCAAGAACATCGGGCCGTTCGAGGTGTCGGTTGCGGCTTATCCGGAAAAGCACCCGGAATCGCCGTCCGTTCAGGCCGACCTGGACATGCTTGCATCGAAGGTGGATGCCGGCGCGGATCGCGCGATCACGCAGTTCTTCTTCGATAACGCCGACTTCTTCCGCTATCTGGATCGCGTGCGGGCGCGTGGTATTGACATCCCGATAACGGCCGGGATCATGCCGATCCACAATTTCAAGCAGGTCGCGCGTTTCGCGGGCAGTTGCGGCGCGCGTATTCCGGACTGGCTCGCCAAGCGTTTTGACGGGCTGGAGGACGACCCCGAGACGGCCCGGCTGGTCGCCGCCGGTGTTGCGGTTGAGCAAATTACCGAGCTGCTGGAAGCCGGCATCAACGAGTTCCACTTCTACACGCTGAACCGCGCGGGGCTGACGGCTGCCATTTGCCATTCGATCGGCCTGAAACCCCAGACGCCGGAACGCCCGGCCGAGCCGCGCACCAACGCCGCTTAG
- the tesB gene encoding acyl-CoA thioesterase II → MVENPGTLFDIFDLETLELNLFRGRSPKDGWQRVFGGQVIGQALVAATRTVEGDDRAAHSLHGYFLLPGDPHTPIIYEVDRIRDGKSFTTRQVTALQHGQAIFSMGVSFHREEPGFSHQIEAPDVPAPETLPSEAELVEELLPKLPEPIQRYWRRERPVEMRPVDVRKYISAEPREAKRSIWVRSNLSLPDDIGLHKCVLAYASDFFLLDTSLAPHGRNLFDPRMMMASLDHSLWFHRPFRADEWLLYVMDSPSASGARGFCRGSIFRRDGTLIASVAQEGLIRERDPARR, encoded by the coding sequence ATGGTTGAGAACCCCGGAACGCTGTTCGACATCTTCGATCTGGAAACGTTGGAACTCAACCTGTTTCGTGGCCGCAGCCCAAAGGACGGCTGGCAGCGCGTGTTCGGCGGTCAGGTCATCGGCCAGGCGCTGGTGGCGGCCACGCGCACGGTGGAGGGCGACGACCGCGCGGCGCATTCACTGCACGGCTATTTCCTGCTGCCCGGCGATCCGCACACGCCGATCATCTACGAAGTGGACCGCATCCGCGACGGCAAGAGCTTCACCACGCGGCAGGTCACGGCACTGCAGCACGGGCAGGCGATCTTCTCGATGGGCGTGTCCTTCCACCGCGAAGAGCCGGGCTTTTCCCATCAGATCGAGGCGCCCGACGTCCCTGCGCCCGAGACGCTCCCCTCCGAAGCCGAGCTGGTTGAGGAACTGCTGCCGAAGCTGCCCGAGCCGATCCAGCGCTATTGGCGGCGCGAACGCCCGGTGGAGATGCGCCCGGTCGATGTGCGCAAATACATCTCCGCCGAACCGCGCGAGGCCAAGCGCAGCATCTGGGTGCGCTCCAACCTCAGCCTGCCGGACGACATCGGCCTGCACAAATGCGTGCTTGCCTATGCCTCGGACTTCTTCCTCCTCGACACGTCACTGGCACCGCATGGGCGCAACCTGTTCGACCCGCGCATGATGATGGCGAGCCTCGATCATTCGCTGTGGTTTCACCGGCCGTTTCGCGCCGATGAATGGCTGCTCTACGTGATGGACAGCCCTTCGGCCTCCGGCGCCCGCGGTTTCTGCCGTGGCTCGATCTTCCGGCGCGACGGGACGCTGATCGCCTCGGTTGCCCAGGAAGGCCTCATCCGCGAGCGCGACCCCGCCCGCCGTTAA